In Peromyscus maniculatus bairdii isolate BWxNUB_F1_BW_parent chromosome 9, HU_Pman_BW_mat_3.1, whole genome shotgun sequence, one genomic interval encodes:
- the Defb135 gene encoding beta-defensin 135 — MRSVPLVLVVFVLLSYVPPVRSGLNIYIRQIFDSCWLFKGVCKEKCDIDNEETYNILCGTQFLCCIHHKDKPTLFEK; from the exons ATGAGGAGCGTACCATTGGTCCTCGTGGTCTTTGTCTTGCTCTCCTATGTTCCACCAG TTAGGAGTGGACTGAATATTTACATAAGACAAATTTTTGATTCATGCTGGCTGTTCAAAGGCGTTTGCAAGGAAAAATGTGACATAGATAACGAAGAAACTTATAATATTTTGTGTGGCACTCAATTCTTGTGCTGTATACACCATAAGGACAAGCCCACTCTGTTTGAGAAGTAA